A single window of Streptomyces aquilus DNA harbors:
- a CDS encoding DUF6104 family protein produces the protein MYFTDRGIEELEKRRGEEEVSFEWLAEQLRTFVDLNPDFEVPVERLATWLARLDDDEDDE, from the coding sequence GTGTACTTCACCGACCGAGGCATCGAAGAGCTCGAGAAGCGGCGCGGCGAGGAGGAGGTCAGCTTCGAGTGGCTCGCCGAGCAGCTGCGTACGTTCGTCGATCTCAATCCGGACTTCGAGGTGCCGGTGGAGCGGCTGGCGACCTGGCTGGCCCGGTTGGACGACGACGAGGACGACGAGTAG